aCCCTTGGGTTTCGACTCAAAATATTGGATTACGATCTAAGCAAGGTGTTGCAAGTACAAGCTAAACGAAAAGAATAAGACAAAAAAACTGAGGCTCCTCAAACTGGTCACCAAAATTGAACTTCAAATTTAGTGTTTCTacattttttctattttgtttcatttttatatcCCTTTCATATGATTAACAAAACTTGGTAAATTATCTGGCCTGTCAACCCTTACCTGTCCTGTCCCTTCTTTagacaaaagaaaataaaaaaattggacaCAGGAAAACAACAGCCTCCATACCACAGTTTCTGTGTCTTATTCTATTTAGGAAGGTCATTCTATATTACTCAAAGGAAAGACATCCAGTAGAAACAATAGTGTTGCTAAACGGTTAACTTGCCCACTAATGTCTGCTTATATTTGCAAATCACTATTGTGGCAAGTCATACCCTGGAGCTTTGTGATTGAACAACATATACTATATTGCAGCAgtatttttcagaaataaTATTCGAAAGAAGTGAGAACAAGAAATGACCACGATAGATTACAGCTGACCAACTTAGAAAATGAGTAAACTTATTTTTGTCTTAAGAAGTGCATGCAGCGACCTCTCCCAATTACCAAattgtaattttttattattctttttttctgcataGTTCATTCGACAGCTTGGTTGAAAAGAgtgataaaaattttctgttttaTGAAAAGTTTTCATAACTCTATTAAGGGTTGCACTATAAGAACATTTCGCAATAAAGCAACCCTTATCCGGACCCTACATGTTCCGTAAGTCCTGCCTTATTTATCGTAACGGTATTCATCTTACaggaatttttgaatatagATAACGTTAGTTTTGATAGATTGGAACAAATGGGAAAATAACAATTTAGAAGCGCTTTCCTCAGCGTATCTGAATTATAAAACAACTGCGCATATTGCTAAGAACTGCACTGAAGGCATGAATTGTCTATTCCGTTAGAAATATAATTATTTACGAAAGCATCGCGCAGAcgcaatttttttaacattttttttttttcaagtactCTGGAAAAGTTTTCATGAAGATCATGAATACGTTACactactattattattgaaaataatatttctttccTATCAGCAATCGCTTACATATTCATAGTCATTTACTAGGGTATAtaccaataataatgtcCCGTCCACAAGTTACTGTTCACTCTTTGACTGGTGAAGCTACTGCCAATGCCTTGCCATTGCCAGCTGTCTTCTCCGCTCCTATCCGTCCTGACATTGTCCACACTGTTTTCACCTCTGtgaacaagaacaagagaCAAGCTTACGCTGTTTCTGAAAAGGCTGGTCACCAAACCTCCGCTGAATCCTGGGGTACCGGTCGTGCCGTCGCTCGTATTCCAAGAgttggtggtggtggtacCGGTAGATCCGGTCAAGGTGCCTTCGGTAACATGTGTCGTGGTGGTCGTATGTTTGCTCCAACTAAGACCTGGAGAAAGTGGAACGTTAAGGTTAACCACAACGAAAAGCGTTACGCCACTGCTTCTGCTATTGCTGCTACTGCTGTTGCTTCTTTGGTCTTGGCCAGAGGTCACAGAGTCGAAAAGATTCCAGAAATCCCATTGGTTGTCTCCACTGACTTGGAATCTATTCAAAAGACCAAGGAAGCTGTTGCTGCTTTGAAGGCTGTTGGTGCTCACTCCGACTTGTTGAAGGTCTTGAAGTCCAAGAAATTGAGAGCCGGTAAGGGTAAGTACAGAAACAGAAGATGGACTCAAAGAAGAGGTCCATTAGTTGTCTACGCTGAAGACAACGGTATCGTCAAGGCCTTGAGAAACGTTCCAGGTGTTGAAACTGCCAACGTTGCTTCTTTGAACTTGTTGCAATTGGCTCCAGGTGCTCACTTGGGTAGATTCGTTATCTGGACCGAAGCTGCTTTCACCAAGTTGGACCAAGTCTGGGGTTCCGAAACCGTTGCCTCCTCCAAGGTCGGTTACACTTTGCCATCCCACATCATCTCCACTTCTGATGTCACCAGAATTATCAACTCTTCTGAAATCCAATCTGCTATCAGACCAGCTGGCCAAGCTACTCAAAAGCGTACTCAcgttttgaagaagaaccCATTGAAGAACAAGCAAGTTTTGTTGAGATTGAACCCTTACGCCAAGGTCTTTGCTGCTGAAAAGCTAGGTTCCAAGAAGGCTGAAAAGACTGGTACCAAGCCAGCTGCTGTTTTCGCCGAAACCTTGAAGCATGACTAGAATTTATAGTATAGATCTTTAACTTTAATTTAAATATCTTTGTTACTAGTCTTTAATCAAacctttttgttttctttaaagtCGAAACGTCAGATTTGCTCAAAACCTTCTTGTCGTTACAACGCGAAAATTGTAATTTAAAATAACTAACGAAGAAAGCTGAAAAATAGATGTGAGGGAAAATCGTTTATAAACGGCCATGCTCACAGAGAATCATGTATGGAGATTTAGGTAATAAATTAGTATTAGAAGctaaaagaacaaaacaGCTGTACGCAAGAAGTAATCAAGATGTTAATTTACCCATGTATCATGAAGATATAATACGAAATATTCTGAAAGAAGTTTCAAATTTACGTAAAAATACGGAATATCTTAAAGAACAGCAGCAACTAGGAATGCTAGATGATAAGGTGGCTAAATGCCAGTATTTCGTTACCTTGTTATGTATGGAAAGGAACAAGAGATGTCTCTTAGCATACCAAAGGTTGAGAACAGACATACTAGATTCTATGGCTTGGAATAATAATGGTCTGGACTTGATGAGTAGCATTACGTTTAGCCAACAAGACACAAATAACCTTTCTCATCAAGAGCAggaatatttgaaagaatacTGCGATTTAATTACTGATTTAAAAAGTGGTGACTTGGTCGATATTGATTTATCCGGCTCTTTAGTGCCTCCGAGCGATGTATTTATTGATGTTAGAGTGCTCAAAGATGCTGGTGAGATTCAAACTGAATACGGCGTGTTTAACCTTATTAAAGACTCCCAGTTTTTCGTAAGGCAGTCTGATGTAGAGCGTTTGATTCAACAAGGTTATTTGCAGAAGATATGATAAAATGCTTTCAAGCTGGTCTTCATGATATATAATCCTTTATAAAGCAAGATACATACCTCCATTCTAATTTACTCCCTTCTATGTTTACTTCAGCCCTTTTTAATAGATTTCGTAAGTTTTGGTTGAGGAGGCTTTCTGAGCTTTACGCGACTTTATTGATGACGAAGCTTCACTTTAttataataatgaaaaactgCGCAGAGAAACTATCGCAAAACGAAACCATCTTCTTACCCTAAAGCATCctgtttctgaaaaaatgagaGCATATGGAAAGAGGGGCCCAGTTCTCAGAACTCCTTTTAGATCTAATAAAGGCTTGCCATCTTCTTCCGATGTTGAATTTAGTGATGACGATGTAAACTCCGTGATTCCTGATGTAAGTTCTACCATTTCGAGCAGTATTGCAGACCACCCGATAGAGGGATTATTGGACGAGCCTAGAAAGGCTCAGGACAGCTCGTCGTCATTTGATGGTGCAAATGAGAAGCCCTCTTCACAACTGGACTCAAAAAGGAATGACCAAAACGTCAAAATTATCACTAGCAGTGATACCTCAATGGCATTTATGAAAGATGAAAAGTTAAGTGCCTTTAATTTCCTTGATGGTTCAAAGGCATctaagagaaaaagaagaagaacttaCCAAAAGCATGATGCGAACATAACGTCTTCAATTGAACCAGACGTACAAGATGAAGACAGCATTACAATGCACAATGAATTTGAATCAATAAGGAAAATATACAATGACATCAATGAATTCATATTGAAGCTACCGAGAGCTGACGATGATATACTGAATAAAATGCTTGAAAATGAGATGAAGATGGACGACTCTATAGAGAATAATAGCATACGCACATccaaagacaaaaaatatGGCAAATTTAGAACAATAttaataaacaaaaataaagaaaatgaaataatgGGAGAAGAGGTAGATCAGAAAGCTAACACCTTGTCCCTAAATAACGCTGACAACAGTAATgctgaaaaagaaggattAACTTCAACAAATCACTACAAcgaattaaaaaatatgggaGATACAATAAAATACCAGGATGATATTGAGTTTCTTCTGTCCAATTCTAAAAGTAATGACAATACTACGGTACCAATCAATGAATACTttaaaaaacttttaaatTTATCCCTAATGATTATTAATGAcgaagaattttttcaatatgcgaaaagatatttcaaaaaggaaataattAAGCTTAGTTTTGCGCAATTTAGATCGGATTTTCCTGAATTAATCTTATTACAGGGTTATTTACTACATAAAGTTAGTGAATCACAATCCGATTTCCCGCCAAGCTTTGACAATTTCTCTATCGAATTAAGTAAAGATGATGGTAAAATACGgacaaaaaagaataagcATATTAAAAAACTCTCACACCTAAATTTCGAAGACTTTCTTCGGAAGACTCAATTCAAAACGGGACtttattattcattatCACTCTGGGAAATGCATGGTAATTTATCGTTAGATATAATCAAGAGAATCTCCATCCTTGCTTCAAATAAGGACTTATTCAGTCGGCACGTTAAGACTTTTATTCCtcttttagaaaaattaataacCGCTTCCGAATTTTGCCACATGTATATTGAACAACCTGAAATGTTCGATTCACTGATAAGCAACTTGAATAATCAGTTTAAGGATATGCTTGATGATGACTCGTTGATTAAAATCCTAATCTTGTTAACAAACATGGAAGTACATAACTATACGCTATGGAAAGAGGCAGATATGATATTTCAAAGTTCAATGAACACAATTTTGGAAAGCATACATCCATTGACAGACGCGAAAGTTGATAACATACTCTTGCATTTAGGGCTCTGCCTCAATATTTGCAGTAGAGAAAATAGTCGTTTAAAACTTGACGGCAAATTATGGTATGATATGAAAACTATATTTGTTAAAATGATCCGTGACGGTTCTGACACTGAAAATAGGTTAGTACAGGGCCTGTTTTacttaaatttttcatttttaattAAACAAcggaaagaaaatagtaaTTTAGACCCAGGGGAGCTCAATTTGTTACTAGTAGAGCTGGAAGCATTTAAATCGGAAACATCTCAATTTAATGAAGgtatttcaaataaaatCGAAATAGCGTTAAATTACCTAAAATCAATATACACGAGTGAAAGAATTACAATATAAAGAAAGCATACATTGAACATAGCCTGGCTTCATCTTCACCCTGCTGgcaactattgaaaaattgtcCAGAATTTATTATGTTATCCTTAAATTAATGAATGCCATGCACTTGCTTAAATTTTGACATCGCTTTCAGTGCATTGAAGCTACCAGGATCTTTGATGAGCCTTCTAGcgtatttttttgtatgCCTTATGGCGCTTTTAATATGTTCATCtacaatttctttaaaatgTCAATGGTAGCTTACTTTTTAAGAGTTATACTCctgacaattttttttcacgaCATAAGTTTGGTGGAAAATAAATGCAGTATTATTTAATTATTTAATTAATTTCCTTGACTGCACAATTCATCAGGAGCGTTAtacaaataaaagaaatcataCTGTTTCATATTAAACACGAATAAGAAATTCAGGTTGAATTACTTGGTGTGATTATTTATCATACGCataatatcaaaataactaatcataaaaaaatatgagcAGGATCTCCGCACCTTTTAAAAAAGGTTGAAAGGGCTTAAAAAACTGAAAGACTAAAACCTTTTTTTCGAGGCATAGGAAGCCTAGAGTACTTCGGGTAGACGATATAACAATGCAATAAAAATAGTATATTAATAAACATACGAAAAAAGGTTAATATATTCATTAATAATGTACTGATGGTAATTAATATACCGCAGAGTCTTGAAACTCGGCGGGTAAAAATTCTATATCCCATAAGGTCCATCAGGTGACTTTTTGTGATACTGTGTTATTGTTACTTTAAATTGGTTAATTATTCAATCAATTTCCAGTGATACAGTAGAAAACAAAGTCAAAGAATCGCAGTACCCGCTGGTCAcgccaaaaaaataaagctTAATGTTCTTTTAGTCAACATATTCACTCAAAGATTGCATGATCACCATCAGAATGTGTGAGTAGGTTAGGCTGAACGGCAGTAGGAGCAATTACGTATGTTAGTAAATGGAAGGAGACCAGCATTATGGTTTATCTTATTTGGTCTTCCGTACACAAATAGTAGTGAATGTATGGTAAACATGCATGCGATGACTTAACTAAGGATTTACTGGTGTTGGATCAAATTTAATCTCTGCATGTATAGGCTATTCAATAATCATGAGGCGTTAAAGGATAGTTTACTTAtcatttttccttcttgaaGCATTTTCCCAGAGCTGATAGATATATTGAAGTAGTACTTATATACCTTTCAACTGATGCATGTGAATGCCTGCTTGGAACATCGGGAATAAGAATTATAGTAACAATACCAATTTCTCCAGCGGATTTGTCTATTTTCTTGGTACTTCATGCAAGGTGCAtcctttttctcttgaaaTTCATTCTGAATGGCCATAACTGCCAATGTTCACCATTCCTAAAGACGACGTGTTTATCACTCCTAGTTGCTTGGAAGTTAGACAACATGAGGAATAATAACCTCAAGAGATTAAAAAATGCAAGTAACTATATTACATATTTATTATGCACACTTTGCCTTGCCACTTGTGTAATAGACCTGGGTTCTTGCCGAGGTGATATGCTCTTTAATAAAAGATCACCTCAATTCAAGACTAAAAATGGCGAGGTATAAATCTGCGTCGCTAACATGTACAATATTTTAATGTATACTCTCgcatatttatattttcgTTTTTCACGGCTTTAATTAGCGTACGTGGTTTCTGATTTTTGCTTGAGTAATGCACTATTTATTAAGATAGCCGCCCAGGTTAAATTCTTGAATTACAACTACATGTCAGAGACGAACGAAAGAGAGAAATCAAGACGATGCAACAAAGATCAAATAGGAGAAGCTGCTCCTATATACCACTCGGGGTACATAATAATGCCGAAAAGAGCTTGTGCACCGAAGTTGCTCCAGCaagaaagaacaaaaggTCTATTACGACTTCTCCCATAGTCAACATCAACGTTGTAGAAAGAAGACTGTTTAATTTGGAATTGGAAAAACAACAACTTCGTGCCAAAAATCTGTCTGAGAACACAGGTGGCGGAAGCCCCAATGGGGGTGCTTATCTGGACGCCAAAAAAGGAGTAAGAGAACAAGATCAATACCAAGGAGGTCCCTCGAAAGAGCTTGACAGGCTACAACCACCACcttcaatgaagaaaagccctccaaggaagaagaagagccTAAAGGACTTGATATATGAAACGAACAAGACATTCTATCAGGTGGATTCTAACAAGGTTAAATATAAGGTAGGTCTATCCAAGAAACAGCTATTACCATCCAAAACGGTAGACAACTAAGTTCAAAGAGGAGAACGTTTGAAAAAGAGTTCGGTGGCCCTCCACTTTTTTCAACGTGCAAAAGTTGTCCACAACTTACTTATCATTAGGCTAAAATTACAATTTATATCTTACGTATCCTTTATCTAATTTGCGACTGTAAACATAAATTTAGGATAATATTAGGAGAGACAGAGGGAACCGCAACTTTACTTCGTTTTCGATTGAGATAAAGTAGGTTGCTCGTCGATGGGCGCTTCGTCTGATAAACTTTCCAACCCATCATAAAGTGTTTTCCACAAATCAGAAACTGACTGGAATTCTCTTCCCACAGCTATCGAGCTCTCCAATGATATATTGAGACCATTCAGACCATTCAAGATTGAATTCATAGTCTCATTGATCTCCTGCAATACTATATTCCTCTGCTCGATGAAGTATTTGTCAGTGGTTGATAtcaacttttcttcatcattggATGTACTAGCCATCATATGTACATATATCCTCACACGTCCGAGCTCTTCATCAGTCCTATTCCTACGCTAATTACTACCTCCTCTTGTTAAAGGTGACTGTTTATTCCCTTTGTTATTTTCGCGGCCTTGACTTTTACCCGGAGGTGGCCCTTTCCGCTCAATGGTTCTAGTGATCGCCTATAACCGTGTAGTCATATTCATACACGTACAAATTCGTTTGTcttttcatatatatagtTATATATGCTATGCTCGTTTGTGTATTTATTGGATTATGCAATCAAAATAATGATAGTTACGAATAGATAAATGCATTTACGGACTGAAATAAGCGCAGctaaaagaatattcatTAGTTCTatcctttcttttcaatcACTAACTTGAGCATCGTCATTGTATCTTGGTTCAGCGTCGAAAATAAGCTCGTattttctccatttttgTCTTAGTTTACTATTTGGATCATTATACatttcttcgtcttctttGTCAAATTCATCTAACCAATCCCACTTACTGTTGAAGTTGATTTTCGAACCGGTGGCGGAGGTGAAACTATTCGAATCTGCTTCTTCGCTAATCATATCATTCATCTCTACTTCATCGAAAATTAACGGCATATCAGAAGTCAGATAATTCCAGATTAATAACAGATAAAACCTCAAGCTCTTCACACCTCGTAAGAACCCTTTATCTTCTATATTTGGCGATTTTGGGGGTATACGAAATTTATCCATACATTCCATTGCATCTTCTTTAGTAACACAACGTGCAAAATCGATCAAGTTGACTTTAACATTAGCagcttttttccttttagaATTTGATTTATTAGCATCTCCATCGTACATTAGTAATAAAGACGCGCCATATAGCCTGTAACCTTtcaaattaaaaatttcagaataCAAAGTATCTAGTTGCTTGATCAACCTTGGAATTTGCCTGATTAAACTTTCAATGGTCTTACCATCATACAAAAAACGTGCAAGTACCCTAGCAAATTGCCAACCAACCTTAACCCTTCTACCAAAGTATTTATCTCTTGTGATATAATAATCTTTGTTCCAAACCTTTAATCCGCAGATTCTAACGCCTAAACGCCTAGAAGTGGTCTTTAAACACTTTGCACGCTGTGACAGTTGCTTGGCTCTTTTGGCGTCTACGCCATATTGTCTTGTCCCCATCTTTAGATCCAGTGCACAAGGCTTGTTCATGTTTCTTGTCAAATCTTCCAATAagataaattttgaaacaatGGTGTGGGACGTCTCCTCAAACGTAATTGATTCAATATCATGATGACTATAGTCATTTGAAACATTATACGCCAATGACTTTATAATCATGTTTTTACCAGAGTCAAGATGGCAGCCGTGGTTATCCATATTTATAGTTTCGTTTCCCGTATCTTCATCCATATCAAAAACACCATCTTGTGCGTTGCTGATATAATTCGGGGAGGTGGCAAATTCGCCATCATCTCTAGAATTGGTTGCAGTGAGAATGGGTGATAAAGAGTTGCAGAAAGAGTTTTTATGTTTTATTTGTTCGTTTTTGTGGAATTGCTTCAAATCCATTACTGAATGCGAGCCATCTAAAGCAttagatattttttcatgaagcgattttttcaagaaaggATCCTGCAAATTCGGATTGACTTTCGAGTCATCCATCTGTAAACTCGCTTGTGACGATGAATCACCAAGAGTCTTCATAGACGTATTCGATGCATCATGGGACGAGGCTCTTGATTTTTGTGTTAAAAAAGATGGACTGGAACCCAAACGCGCATTATGGTTTCCCATTGTAGTCGTATTAgagtttcttttccttctaaAACATTTCGGTGCAAATACTTCCCTTATGACTAGGTTCTTCAATTCAGTATTGATCATGGTGGACCCAGAATCGCGtctttttaatttatttGTATTGCCACGCTCACCGAACGAACATGAGTTATGAGAAGAGGAGGACGAAAAGTACGAATCATTCGGTGCCGAGTTTGGAGAATCGGAATATTTGTACCACAGAGATTCCGGTATAATATGCCTGTTATCATTTAATACAACCTCGGGCAACAAGGAAGGTTGGTTGGAACTTGACAGTGATCTTTTCACGTGTGGATGGACAGACTCAATTTCAGGATGCTCTTTTTCAAGTACTTGTCTCGACGAATGTTCCAAGGGGAAGGAATGTATGTGTGTTAAGGGGGTCCCCGTGGGTTCTGTATTAAGCGCAATATCGTCGTTATTGTTATGATTGACTTCTATgtctttgttttcattactGGTATCATTTTTACCgttgttttcttgatcCAAATCGCTTAAAAAGTCATCTTTTGACTGAAAATGTTGCCTAACATTCAGGACACCAATATAACGTGGCATGAATTGCAATAATTCTTTATGGCACAGCTCTATATTCTCATACCACCTGTTTTCTCTATTCACTAGAGCCTTACAAACCGCTCTCTTCGAAAATCTGAATATTGCAGTGTGACCTCCAACTCTATTCGTAAATGGTTTTAGTTCAACTGCTAGGGGATATTCCCTATGTTCATTATCACcttcatcctcttcttcgtcCGCTTGCTCGCCTTCTTTATCTTGTTCAAACGTATTgggtttttctttaattgaTTCGCTATGTGGCACAAACTGTTGaggttttttttcgttACTACGATTGTTGACGTTTTCTTGCCTTAGGGATTGTGATAAAGTTGAATATGTCTTAACTTTGAAAGTATGTCGGTTATATGAACTAGGAAGTGTCGCTATACCAGAGGCACAATTTATGGTGGCAGGCTGAATAGTATCAATatcattttccattttatccttttcttcataacCAGAATCTGCTTTACTTTTGTGAGGATAGTATGTTGCAGAAGAAACAGGCTTTAACGTTAAGTCCTCCGATATTCCATGTAAGCTCTCCTGATAAGTGGACTTAGGCGAAATACATCCCTCATCAACATTCTGAATTGGCTTTAAAGAAGTCTGGTGGTGTAACACCTGTGGTTGGTGTGATTGTTGTTTTGCGATATCCTCACCAGAGCCTTGACCTGTCTCAGTAATATTATTTCTATGCGCCACGTGTTTATTGGGCTTAATTGCCGGCTCCTCGTGGTTAGATAAAATGAAACTTGACAATGAAGAGGACAAAGTATCTGggttattctttttttcagaaactTGTAGTCCTTCTGGTACCGATTTGGGAGTTGCTTCTGACCTTGTTATTTTGTCCGCGCATGTCACGGACCCGCCATTATTGCTATCTACACCATTGTTGTTATCGGCTAAACATTCATCATCTCTAAAAATTCTTAAATATGTACTCGCCTTTCTGCCATGTAAGACGGAGGAAAGTTTCTTCGTCTCAGGTACATTAAGATCTTTCAATGTTGTTATGCACCCTTCCGACTCTTTTTGGCGCAAatgctgctgctgctcTCTTAATGTATCGGGTATTTTATCATGAATTTCGTGAGAGGTATCCATAGTCTTTTAGCTTTagttttatatatacaaaaaataaa
This is a stretch of genomic DNA from Saccharomyces cerevisiae S288C chromosome IV, complete sequence. It encodes these proteins:
- the RPL4B gene encoding 60S ribosomal protein uL4 RPL4B (Ribosomal 60S subunit protein L4B; homologous to mammalian ribosomal protein L4 and bacterial L4; RPL4B has a paralog, RPL4A, that arose from the whole genome duplication); its protein translation is MSRPQVTVHSLTGEATANALPLPAVFSAPIRPDIVHTVFTSVNKNKRQAYAVSEKAGHQTSAESWGTGRAVARIPRVGGGGTGRSGQGAFGNMCRGGRMFAPTKTWRKWNVKVNHNEKRYATASAIAATAVASLVLARGHRVEKIPEIPLVVSTDLESIQKTKEAVAALKAVGAHSDLLKVLKSKKLRAGKGKYRNRRWTQRRGPLVVYAEDNGIVKALRNVPGVETANVASLNLLQLAPGAHLGRFVIWTEAAFTKLDQVWGSETVASSKVGYTLPSHIISTSDVTRIINSSEIQSAIRPAGQATQKRTHVLKKNPLKNKQVLLRLNPYAKVFAAEKLGSKKAEKTGTKPAAVFAETLKHD
- the PSF1 gene encoding DNA replication protein PSF1 (Subunit of the GINS complex (Sld5p, Psf1p, Psf2p, Psf3p); complex is localized to DNA replication origins and implicated in assembly of the DNA replication machinery), which translates into the protein MYGDLGNKLVLEAKRTKQLYARSNQDVNLPMYHEDIIRNILKEVSNLRKNTEYLKEQQQLGMLDDKVAKCQYFVTLLCMERNKRCLLAYQRLRTDILDSMAWNNNGLDLMSSITFSQQDTNNLSHQEQEYLKEYCDLITDLKSGDLVDIDLSGSLVPPSDVFIDVRVLKDAGEIQTEYGVFNLIKDSQFFVRQSDVERLIQQGYLQKI
- the RAD61 gene encoding Rad61p (Subunit of a complex that inhibits sister chromatid cohesion; also negatively regulates chromosome condensation; inhibited by Eco1p-acetylated cohesin subunits Smc3p and Mcd1p; binds Smc3p ATPase head of cohesin; related to the human Wapl protein that controls the association of cohesin with chromatin); amino-acid sequence: MRAYGKRGPVLRTPFRSNKGLPSSSDVEFSDDDVNSVIPDVSSTISSSIADHPIEGLLDEPRKAQDSSSSFDGANEKPSSQLDSKRNDQNVKIITSSDTSMAFMKDEKLSAFNFLDGSKASKRKRRRTYQKHDANITSSIEPDVQDEDSITMHNEFESIRKIYNDINEFILKLPRADDDILNKMLENEMKMDDSIENNSIRTSKDKKYGKFRTILINKNKENEIMGEEVDQKANTLSLNNADNSNAEKEGLTSTNHYNELKNMGDTIKYQDDIEFLLSNSKSNDNTTVPINEYFKKLLNLSLMIINDEEFFQYAKRYFKKEIIKLSFAQFRSDFPELILLQGYLLHKVSESQSDFPPSFDNFSIELSKDDGKIRTKKNKHIKKLSHLNFEDFLRKTQFKTGLYYSLSLWEMHGNLSLDIIKRISILASNKDLFSRHVKTFIPLLEKLITASEFCHMYIEQPEMFDSLISNLNNQFKDMLDDDSLIKILILLTNMEVHNYTLWKEADMIFQSSMNTILESIHPLTDAKVDNILLHLGLCLNICSRENSRLKLDGKLWYDMKTIFVKMIRDGSDTENRLVQGLFYLNFSFLIKQRKENSNLDPGELNLLLVELEAFKSETSQFNEGISNKIEIALNYLKSIYTSERITI
- the HED1 gene encoding Hed1p (Meiosis-specific protein; down-regulates Rad51p-mediated mitotic recombination when the meiotic recombination machinery is impaired; promotes synapsis and required for the normal morphogenesis of synaptonemal complex; prevents the recruitment of Rad54p to site-specific DNA double-strand breaks in vivo; early meiotic gene, transcribed specifically during meiotic prophase), with the protein product MQQRSNRRSCSYIPLGVHNNAEKSLCTEVAPARKNKRSITTSPIVNINVVERRLFNLELEKQQLRAKNLSENTGGGSPNGGAYLDAKKGVREQDQYQGGPSKELDRLQPPPSMKKSPPRKKKSLKDLIYETNKTFYQVDSNKVKYKVGLSKKQLLPSKTVDN
- the DAD1 gene encoding Dad1p (Essential subunit of the Dam1 complex (aka DASH complex); complex couples kinetochores to the force produced by MT depolymerization thereby aiding in chromosome segregation; is transferred to the kinetochore prior to mitosis); its protein translation is MMASTSNDEEKLISTTDKYFIEQRNIVLQEINETMNSILNGLNGLNISLESSIAVGREFQSVSDLWKTLYDGLESLSDEAPIDEQPTLSQSKTK